One Halobacterium sp. DL1 DNA window includes the following coding sequences:
- a CDS encoding sodium:proton antiporter, giving the protein MSNGDEYDEEVGEAEAMATGEDRGARIDFYGGKWMSAFPLAFFVVWAIFQSGILRIGDTTGLVAGMLVGLIVGLLFVKGSWKGYANTIFEGMTRRVAATAVVAWLWAGMFAETIQVGGFVGGLVWAADAAGIGAALFPAATFILAALLATGIGTGYGTTVAFTTLFFPAGVLLGASPVLLFGAILSGAVFGDNLAPVSDTTIVSAVTQDSDIGGVVASRFKYAIVAAVIAFAGYLNQGESPAVHGGRESDTPRHKPRSTLIQGYPL; this is encoded by the coding sequence ATGAGTAATGGTGATGAGTACGACGAAGAGGTAGGGGAAGCCGAGGCGATGGCTACGGGCGAGGACAGGGGCGCTCGTATCGACTTCTACGGCGGGAAGTGGATGAGCGCGTTCCCACTCGCCTTCTTCGTGGTGTGGGCCATCTTCCAGAGCGGCATCCTCCGAATCGGTGACACCACCGGTCTCGTCGCTGGGATGCTCGTGGGCCTCATCGTGGGCCTGCTCTTCGTAAAGGGATCGTGGAAAGGCTACGCGAACACCATCTTCGAGGGGATGACCCGTCGGGTCGCGGCCACCGCAGTCGTGGCGTGGCTCTGGGCGGGGATGTTCGCCGAAACGATTCAGGTGGGCGGGTTCGTCGGCGGACTCGTCTGGGCGGCCGACGCAGCGGGCATCGGTGCCGCGCTGTTCCCGGCCGCGACGTTCATCCTCGCGGCGTTGCTGGCGACCGGCATCGGCACCGGATACGGGACGACCGTCGCGTTCACCACGCTGTTCTTCCCGGCAGGCGTCCTGCTGGGCGCCAGTCCGGTGTTGCTGTTCGGCGCCATCCTCTCCGGGGCCGTCTTCGGGGACAATCTCGCGCCGGTCAGCGACACGACCATCGTGAGCGCGGTCACCCAGGACTCCGACATCGGGGGGGTCGTCGCCTCGCGGTTCAAGTACGCCATCGTCGCGGCCGTCATCGCCTTCGCGGGCTACCTGAATCAAGGAGAGAGTCCCGCCGTTCACGGCGGGCGTGAATCCGACACTCCACGGCACAAACCACG